The genomic region AAagtgaacaacaacaacaacaacaaaacccaataccacatgagtggtgtatgggggaggtgatatgttgacaatccttcccctatccgaggataaagacaagtcatttctccacctagagtgTAACACTCTCAAGagtgtagagaaagtcatccctctctttattcgacggataaagagattgcttccgagaggacctccggcctttaagtaggaaaaagttttttttttttttttttctaaaaaaacataaagaaactaaaataaaaaataattatagacgccatgaaaatggtagaatcaaatttccatgggttttaaatcatgcctcaaatttaatttaggctctaaaagTCAAGTCAAGTCGCCGACAAATCAACGATTgatgtcgactcaatagagccgttCCCGACAAAGTGAACGAAAACTTAAAAAAAGTTTCAATGGGTTTCCCTCCAATAGGTTGGGTCCTATACAAAATATAAAGAAACGGGTGTAATGGGTGTAATGGGTATCAAATCCTAAAGCTCAATAAATAGAGACACAGTTCTAATGGGTCTTGTGAATGGGTCGATCATAACAAGTTTCATCCGTCAATATTTATTAAAGCATTCatggttatatcatttattatgtacATTATGTTCttatgaataaaatatatataaataataataaataataactaaaataatataataaatgttaAAAATCGAAtgttacccatttgacccgtttgatCCATGACCTCTTCCGACCCATTACCCaacccgacccaacctgacccatttggaCTTGTTTGACCCATGACCCAATATTAACCCAAACCCATTTTgaccgttacccaaaccgacccaacatgacccgtttgccaggtataccaataataataattactcttaTTATTGGGTTAATTCCTACCATTATGGACAAAGGGATGAAGTTTACTTATATGATTCTTTCAATACTCCTTTTACAGAATTACTAACGGAATCCCTGAAGTGCTTAAGGTTTTCCAAGGAAAAGCATTTACTTGCGAATATAAGTAAGTCTTTCCGTTTATTTGAATTCGATAATTTAAATTGATATGCCTAGAATTAATTTATCATGTATTGACTGTATTATGCTAGAAGCTTTGATAAGCTTTTACATTGTCATGTATAGATATGATGGTCAGCGTGCTCAAATTCACAAATTAGCTGATGGATCTATACGCGTGTTTTCACGAAATGGTGACGAAACAACATCTAGGTTTCCTGATGTTACCAGAATAATATCTGAGCTTTCTAATCTTGATCATACTTTCATAATTGATGCTGAGGTATGTCTTTATACCAAACTTCTTCTTAGTTGCTTTGTTGTACTACATATGTACTATGTAGTTGACTTTTGTCAAAATCTCTGTGCTATAAGGTGGTTGCTGTTGATAGAAAAAATGGTCCTAAGCTTCTTTCATTTCAAGAACTATCTTCACGTGATAGAGGAGGCAAAAATTCGGCAATTGCAGTTGATAACATTAAGGTCTGCCTGATTTTTTGAGTATCAAGGTCTTTATGTAGTACTGATATAAAGATTTCACCTTTTTGAAAAAATTATGTGGTTTTTCTtaacatgtttattattattattattattatctgtaggTTGATATATGTGTCTTCGTATTTGATGTCATGTTTGCCAATGGAGAACAGTAATCATCTTGACCCTACACTTACATAATTTTGAATTTATGCATTTACTATTTTCTGCACTAATGATAACATAAGCTTAATATTGCATACTCTTAATACAACAAATTTTTTATAATCCTTAGTTAACCATGTGTCACAGGCTGTTGAGTTTACCTCTGCGTCAAAGAAGAAAATGTAAGATTTACTCATTTATATCTATAGTTCTGGATGTTCTTTTTTTGTTGTTGCTAAATTGGGTTTATAATCATAGATCTGAAAGATTTGTTTGGTAATGAGAAGATCGGTTATTTTGAGTATTCACGGGAGATAACAGTAAGTACATTGCTTTTATGGTCTAACTGACGATACTGGTCGTGGATTTTGTTTTTATGTTTTTCAAATTTATCATGTTGTTGTAGGTGGAAATGGATGATGCTTACGTGACAAATGAAGCCACAGTTACTAAGATGAACCAGTTTTTTGATGATGCTTTCCATTCATCGTGTGAAGGAATCATGGTTAAATCTCTTGATGTTGAAGCTGGTTATCTCCCATCAAAGCGTTCAAGTTCTTGGTTAAAGGTTCATTGTAATTAAATTGTGTTACATAACTCTAATTAAATAATCAAATCTTGAATGCtcagtaggtatatatatataccatttgcAGGTTAAACGAGATTATGTAGAAGGCTTAAATGATTCCCTGGATTTGGTTCCCATTGGTGCTTGGTATGGGAATGGACGCAAGGCTGGATGGTAAGGACTCACATGACCATTACCAACCATACTAAATGTGGAGGGTGTAGAATTACCCAACTACCCCTCTGAACATTAACTTCACAGTTATGTCCACAGGGGTATTTTGGTCAtttttccatttttctttcaactATAAGTGCTATTTTTTTTTTGAACATTTAACTATAAGTGCTATTActgttatttattatcattatcaatcttGCTTCTTAATTATTGGTCCAACAGTCAACTATATATGAAACTGATGAAACGTTTGTGATTGGCCTGCTATCATTTGTCCGAAAAGGTTCCTGTTGTCTTTGTTTTTGTAAATGTTTATAATGTTGTTATGCTGTATTGGCATTGTGTTAATTAGGTACAGTCCATTTCTGATGGCGTGCTACGACCCTGACACAGAAGAATATCAGAGTGTTTGCCGTGTAATGTCTGGATTCTCTGATGCATTCTATATAGAGGTCCGCCATTTTTTCTATATCTTTTTACGTGTATCAACTTATCTTAATACGATTGAAAAAGCATAGGGCACATGCACACATACATAGATATACTGGAAAATAGTCAGCCATCAAGTTGGATAAATGGTTGCAAATggcattaggtaaaaagaataatttTAAAGCACAGGCTGAGCTGGGTCCCCACCCCAAAAATAGTAGTATCTCTTCTCTATTTAAGTACTAATATATATCAACTTAAGATAGCTGCAATTGAAACTTGCAGATGAAAGAGTTCTTTGTAGACAACAAGATACTACCTAAAAATGAGAGACCACCCTACTATCAAACTGGTGAAGAGCCCGATATGTGGTTTACTCCCGAACTCGTCTGGGAAATACGAGGAGCCGATTTCACTGTATCGCCAGTTCATCATGCTGCTATCGGTTTAGTACACCCTTCACGTGGCATTTCAGTTAGATTCCCAAGATTCATTCGATCCCGCTCAGATAAAAACCCAAGTGATAGCAGTACAGCCATGGATATAGCTGAAATGTTTCATCTGCAAACTCGAAAAATGGAAGTTCCGGGTGCTAACTGATATGTTTTTGTCCATGGTTAATATTTTGttttgttgacttttacttgtAAAATATAAACACGTTTCTTTGCCAGCAGGACTACCCGTGTTTAACCGGCCATCTTCATGATGACAAATTTTGTatagaagtcaagttagaagtaccAAGTCACCAAATATACTTTAAGCTATGTATTATACCCTTGGTGCTGGTTGTCCTATCTCATGTGCCTTTGTGCTGAAAAATTTTGAGCTTAGTTACTTGCTAACATTTCAATTACAGTAAGTTACAAGTATGATATTATCATTCACATGCAAGGTTGTAAAACTCACTAGGCCGATGGTAGTGACATGGCAGGGACTAATCGGCTTAGTTACTTGTATTACTTTATAGTACTTCAATTATCATCTCATTACAAAATTACATTTTCTTTAAAGCAGAAGATTGTTGTATTAACGTGGAACAAGCGTTGAGGTCACCGTACTTCGATACGGGTTTTTTTTGGAACTGCCAAAATTTTATTAAAAGAACGAGCTATCCTAGCAAGAAGCTAGAATAGACCCGCAACCACATTACAACGGCTTTAAACgccaatcattccaatttatattcttTTTACCTCTACTTCTATACCAATTAAAAGAAAAAAGATGAATACAATCAAATAGAGTACAACGTTTCATCGGGGGTTGCTCGAACAGTTGACTATTTCCGAATCTCCATATATGCCAAACCATAGAAGCGATAACAGTCTGGTCTTCGTGTCTTCCGACTCTCTCCAATCTTCCAACCAAACAATCCAATCCGTCAATTCTGTAAATCGAGGTAATACCATGTCGACCCATATCCTCACTTTTCTCCACAACTCAGCAGCTACGACGCACTCGAACATGATATGGTGAATCGATTCAATGACGTGATTACACGAAACGCAGCTAATAGACTCGATCTCTAAGCCACGTCGTGACAAGTTCTGATGAGTCGGCAACCTGTCTAGTGCTAGCCtccaaataaaaatgttaatttttcgtGGTATTTGCGAACACCACATGGTGTAAATAAGAGCCGAAGGTAAAACATGATCATCGATAAACGAACGGGTTTTACTAACAGAATATCCCGTATCATTTGTTAACGACCATGACCACCGATAGTTGCCTTCACCAAGGGACACCTGATCTAATTTAGAACACAAGTCGAGAAGCAATGCCTCATTCCGGGCACCAATGCTCGATCTATTCCATTCCCACACCCAACCTCCGTTAACAAGTTTCCGAGCAATCGTACAATCTTGGTCTATATCTAGCCGAAAAAGTCTCGCGAACTTGTCTTTCAACGCCCCATCACCCAACCAATTGTCTTTCCAAAATCGAGTGTTGGAACCGTTACCAAGTTTAACATGTAGGACGTTTGCTGGGACCGAACCTGCTGCCTTTGCTTTAATGAAAGTCGAAGCAATTATGGGCCAAATACCGTTACCCAACTTGCATGTGTCTAAACCCCCCGAATCACCATAAATTGCCTTTATAATTCTAGACCATAAGGCATTAGGAAAAGAGACAAATCGCCAGATCCATTTAAGAATGAGACTAATGTTAAATGATCTTAGGCTTCCAATATCGAGACCTCTATTTTCCCGAGAAGCTAAAGCTAACTCCCATCGGACCCAATGCATTTTCTTAGAGTCACTTATACCCCAAAAAAATTTAGCTCTCAACTTCTCTGATTCGTTAATAACTTGTTCGGGGCATTTGAATAATGACAAGTAATAAATCCCCAGACTACCCAAAACCGCTTTCACCAAAGTCAAACGCCCCCTATCGAAATGAGATTCGCTTTCCACCCCGATAACTTTTTAGCAAACCGATTTTTCAATGAATCCCATGAGCCGATCCTTTTCATGTTAGCACCCATAGGTAATCCTGATTGTTAAATTATTGTTTACAGACTTGTCATTAAGTTTATCGATTTATAATTTTATGAAAAGATCAAATTAATAATCAAattaaaaaacaaaataaaaacatATCACTCGATATACAAAGACTTAGAAATTTAAACATATGTATATAATGGTATAAGAaggatattcatttgagtccaagtTTTATCTTGGGTTTGAGGAAATTAATTTCAGCCCTTAGATTGATGCTCATCAATGGCTGAGATTAACTTGATCAAATATGTGTAATTTTGAGCGGAGGGGTAAATTCGTCATTTCAGCGCCAATATTTTGTACACACAACATTCATCTCTCGGTCATTCCTCACAGTTCATCTTTTCTCTCTCTCACTCTCACTCTCACTCTCACTCTCGACCGCTAGGGTTTTCTTCTTTATCGATCATCTAATCGCCATCTTCAATCAACATTCACCGATCTATAACTAATGGCTAAATCGAATGAATCTGCAATTTCTAAAGCTTCATCTGCTAAAAAACAAAGTTCTACAAGAAAAGCTCTGGCGAAACCTAAAGCTTCTGCTACAACAAAAGCTTCGGCTACAACAAAACCTCCTGCTAAAACACAGGCTAAAACTCACGATCCGGCTCAAAAGCTCCGACTCAACAAGCTCCGTCTCAAAAAGAAGCTCC from Rutidosis leptorrhynchoides isolate AG116_Rl617_1_P2 chromosome 9, CSIRO_AGI_Rlap_v1, whole genome shotgun sequence harbors:
- the LOC139868406 gene encoding uncharacterized protein gives rise to the protein MHWVRWELALASRENRGLDIGSLRSFNISLILKWIWRFVSFPNALWSRIIKAIYGDSGGLDTCKLGNGIWPIIASTFIKAKAAGSVPANVLHVKLGNGSNTRFWKDNWLGDGALKDKFARLFRLDIDQDCTIARKLVNGGWVWEWNRSSIGARNEALLLDLCSKLDQVSLGEGNYRWSWSLTNDTGYSVSKTRSFIDDHVLPSALIYTMWCSQIPRKINIFIWRLALDRLPTHQNLSRRGLEIESISCVSCNHVIESIHHIMFECVVAAELWRKVRIWVDMVLPRFTELTDWIVWLEDWRESEDTKTRLLSLLWFGIYGDSEIVNCSSNPR